GGGGAGAAAAGGGTAAAGAAATAGGCTGGTTGAAAGTGTATAAAAGGGCGCATCATCCTTTTTTTGAAGACTTTCCAGATGAGCTTACTGTTTTTCAATGGCACGGTGACACTTTTGAGCTTCCCAGGGGTGCGGTCAGAGTTTATTCGTCAGAAAAGTACGAGAATCAGGCTTTTGTTTACGAGAAGGCGGTGGGACTACAGTTCCACATAGAGGTAGATAAGGAGATGGTTCTTGAATGGGCAAAGCACTATCAGGACGAGCTAAAGCAGGAAGGTATAAGCTTTGAACATTTGGAAGGTTACAAAGGATCGGAAAACGTCATCCTTTTAAAGGAACTCATAGGTAAGCTCTGCCTATGTTGATGGAAAGCCCAAGAGGTATTATAATGAACTTAAGCTATGAGGATAAGGATTGCCCACAGTCCAGATTCAGACGATGCCTTTATGTTCTATCCGATGGTGTCTGGTGAGATAGACACTGAGGGATTTCAGATAGAGCATGTGCTTGCGGATATAGAGACCCTAAACAGGGAAGCTTTCAAGGGAACTTATGAAGTCTCTGCCATATCCTTTCATGCCTATCCTTATGTAGCTGACAAGTATCTGGTGCTTCCCAGTGGGGGAAGCGTAGGCGATGGATACGGTCCCATAGTAGTTTCCAAAAAACCGCTTGACACACTCAGAGGCAAAAGAGTAGCCATTCCGGGAAAGCTCACCACTGCTTATTTGGTGCTAAAGCTTTACGAGCCTGACTTTTGTGAAGAAGTGGTTCCCTTTGACCAAGTTATGGACAAGGTAGAAAGACAAGAGGCGGATGCTGGGCTTGTCATACATGAAGGTCAGATAAGTTATGCCGACAGGGGACTTTTGAAATTTGTGGACCTTGGTCAGTGGTGGAAGGAAAAGACTGGATTAGCCTTACCCTTAGGTTGTAATGTAGTAAGAAAAGACCTGGGAGAGGAAACCATCAGAAAGATAGAGAGGCTTATGAGAAGGAGTGTAGAGTATGCTCTTTCTAATGTGGACAAAGCTTTGGAGTATGCCAGAGATTACGCAAGGGACATAAAGGAAAGCCAAGAGAAAGCTTTCAAGTTTGTTAGCATGTATGTAAATAGCAGGACGGTAGATTACGGAGAGGATGGAAGGCAGGCGGTTAGACTTTTGCTGAGTCTTGGCAGAGAAAGGGGCATAATAAATGTGGATATACCAAGTACCATCTTTTCTGATGAAGTATAATAAATAGCAGTCCCCGTAGCTCAGAAGGATAGAGCGCGAGATTCCTAATCTCGAGGTCGGCGGTTCGACTCCGCCCGGGGACGCTTTAAAGGATGGAGATAGTTATACTGGAGGGAAGCCTGCTGGATGTAGAGGCGGATGTTATAGTAAACCCTGCCAACTCCTTGGGGATTATGGGGGGTGGTGTGGCAGGTGTGATAAAAAAAGCGGGTGGCAGTATCATAGAAAAGGAAGCTATGCTCAAAGCTCCCATAAGCGTGGGTTCTGCCATCTTTACATCTGCGGGAAGGCTCAAGTTCAAAGGTGTGATTCACGCGCCCACTATGGAGGAGCCTGTTATGGAAACCACAGAAGAGAAAGTCAGAAAAGCGGTAAGAGCAGCTCTTGAGCTTGCAGACAACATGGGCTTTAAGAGCATAGCCATACCCGGAATGGGGACAGGAATAGGAAGACTCCCTAAGGGGGTTGCAGCAAAGGCTATGATGGGCGAAATTGTGAACTTTATACCCATAAACCTTGAGAAGGTTGTGCTGGTGGACATAGATAGAGAGCTTGTAGAAAAGTGGAGAGAGCATGCCAGAAAGTAGCCTTCCTTCCGAAGAGAGATTTTTCTCCTTTGAGGATTCAGAAAAACTCAAGAACTCCTTTTTAGTAGCCTGTGAGGTGCTCAAAGATTACAGATTCGTCATACTTCCAACCGTAGAGAAGTACCAACCGGAGCTATACACTGACCAATACAAACCCTTTGTTATAGGAACCTGTCAGGATGGTAGCCTTTTGAACCTAAGAACCGATTGGACGGTAAGCCTTGCAAGGTTTTTATCCAGCATAAGGCATTTGGAGCTTCCAGTAAAAGTTTTTTACTGGGGCAATGTGTTTTCGCCGATGGGGGATACGGAAAAATTTCAGATGGGAATAGAGCATCTGGGCTTTAGCCATGTGAAAAGCGATGCACAGGTCATAGAAAAGCTTTGCGAGTACTTAAAGAAGTGTTCCGTTAATGACTTTGTGGTGAATTTAGGACATATGGGCATAGTAAATAGAATACTTGAAAAGTATCGGGAGCGAGAGAAAATAGTAAAAGCTCTCTTTGAGAAGAACTTTTCGGAGCTGGGAAAGTACCCTGAACTTGTTGACCTTCTTTACACACAAGGTGGTGGCGAAGTAATTGAAGAGTTTGTAAAAAGGCATCCCGAGTTTTCCAAGGAGTGTGAGGAGCTTCTTAAGGTATCTGAACATCTAAAAGATTTTTCCCTTACCTTTGATCTTTCTGAACTCAGACTCCAAAGCTATTACACGGGTATAGTGTTTGAGATATTTCATCCCAATTTGGGCTACCCCATAGCGGGGGGAGGAAGGTACGACAGGCTATACAGTATGTTTGGCAAGGACATACCAGCAGTAGGCGGTGCGGTCTACTTGGATAGGCTACTTGAACTCTAAGAGAGTCTCTCCTTTAACTCTTCTACCTTTGTGAGCTTTTCCCAAGAGAGGTCCTCTTTGCCAAAGTGTCCGTAGCAAGCGGTTTTTTTGTATATGGGTTTTCTAAGGTCAAGGAAATCTATGATCTTTTTGGGTCCTGTGGGAAAAACTTCAAGAAGGGCTGACTTTATTTTTTCCTTATCCACCTTCTCAGTTCCATAAGTTTCAATGTCAAAAGCTATAACTTCGCTTACTCCAAAGGCGTAAGCCATCTGAACCATACACCTACTGGCAAATCCGCAAGCCACTACATGCTTAGCCATCATCCTTGCCAGATAAGAAGCTGACCTGTCGGTTTTGGTGGGGTCCTTTCCGGAAAAGGCGCTTCCCCCTGAGTATGCCACATCTCCGTATGCATCCGATACTATCTTCCTTCCCGTCTGACCCACATCCGCAATAGGTCCTCCCATCACAAACCTCCCAGAGGGGTTTATCATTATCCTTGTGGCTTCTGAGATGAGCTTTTGTGGTAGCGTCTTCTTTAACACCTCTTCGTGTATGAACTCTCTGAGTTTGTCCAAAGATACATCCGGGTCGTGCTGAACAAACACCACCAGGTCTTTTACAAAGAGGGGCTTTTCATCTTCGTAGAGGATTGTCAAAAGCACTTTACCGTCGGGTCTTAAAAAGGGCGCTCTCCCGCTCTTTCTCATCTCAGAGATGCTCTTAGAAAGAAGATGAGCAAGACTTATGGGCAAAGGCATGTAGTTTTCCGTTTCTCTGCAAGCGTATCCTATCACAGTTGCTGTATCTCCAGCACCTTCGGAGGATATTCCCAGAGCTATTTCTGGACTCTGCTCCTCTATGGAAGTTATGACGGCAGATGTATCTGCATCAAAACCGTACTCAGGTTTGTTGTATCCCACCTCCTTTATGGTGTTTCTGACCACACCGGGTATGTCCACATAGCTTTCTGTAGATACATGACCAGATACGAAAGTCATACCAGAAACGAGGAGTATCTCAAGGGAGACTCTGCTGTAGGGGTCCTTTCTGATAAACTCATCAAGAAGGGCATCAGCAATAAGGTCTGCCAGCTTATCTGGATGACCTTCCATAGGTGATTCAGCCATCTTTATGTATCTTTTCATAGCCACTATTATATTTCACTCAGGCTTTATAATGTCAGCTTTCACGTAGTCTCTCAGGGCATGAGGCACTATAACAGAACCATCTTCCCTCTGGTAGTTTTCAAGTATGGCTGCGAGCGTCCTGCCTATGGCAAGAGCCGATCCGTTTAGAGTATGCACATATATGTTTCTACCTTTTTGGTCCTTGTATCTTGTCCCCATCCTCCTTGCCTGAAATTCCTCGCAGTTGGAACAAGAAGAGACTTCCCTATATCTGCTTTGAGATGGAAACCACACCTCTATGTCATAAGTTTTTGCCGAGGAAAAGCCCATATCACCAGTGCATAAAAGCACTACCCTGTATGGAAGCTCCAGAGCTCTCAGGATATCCTCCGCATCTGAGGTGAGCCCTTCTAATTCTCTATAAGAATCTTCTGGCTTTACAATTTTGACAAGTTCCACCTTGTTAAATTGATGCTGACGGATGATGCCTCTTATGTCCTTGCCATAAGCTCCTGCTTCCCTTCTGTAGCAAGGGGTATAAGATGTGAGGTATATGGGAAGCTGATCCTCTCTTAGTATTTCATCTCTGAATAGATTAGTGAGGGGGACCTCAGCGGTGGGTATAAGGTAAAGCTCATCTCTTTCGCACCTGTAGAGTTCTTCCTCAAACTTAGGTAGCTGTCCGGTGCCTTCCAAGACCTGTGGCTTTACCAAGTGCGGTGGCATTATCTCCACATATCCTTTCTTGGCGTGCATATCCAGCATGAAGTTTATCAGAGCCCTCTCTAACTTGGCTCCCATGCCCTTAAGAACTGTGAAGCGACTGCCAGATAATTTGGCACCTCTTTCAAAGTCAAGTATGCCAAGCTTTTCTCCTATCTCCCAGTGAGGCTTTGGCTCAAACCCAAACTCCTTTGGAATCCCCCATCTTCTTACTTCCACATTATCTTTTTCGTCCTCCCCAACAGGGACACTAGTATGAGGCAAGTTAGGTATGCGTAGCATAAGATTCTTATGGTCCCTTTCCACAATAGAGAGCTTGTGCTCCAACTCTTCTATACGCTCTTTTAGCTTTTTCATCTGCACTTCAAGCGCTGTGGTATCCGCACCTTGTTTTTTCATACTGCCTATCTCTTTGCTTATGCGGTTTCTCTCGCTTCTTAGCCCTTCCAACTCTCTGATTATGCTTCTTCTCTCTTCATCAAGGATCAGCACATCATCAACAAGGGGTGGGTACTCTTCACCTCTTGTTTTTAGTCTTTCTTTCACCCAATCGGGCTTTTTCCTTATTAGTTCTATGTCCAGCATGGTTTTATAATTTTAATGCAATGAAACCTATGCAAACTCCTTTCCTTGCAGTAGATGGCATAGTAAGACTTTGGAAGGAGGAAAAATTTAGGGGGATAGTGCTCATAGAGAGGCTTTACCCGCCCTATGGCTTTGCACTGCCGGGCGGTTTTGTGGAGGTGAGCGAGACGGTAGAGCAGGCAGTAATCAGGGAAGTAAAGGAAGAGACGGGGCTAAATGCCACCATAAGAAAACTCTTGGGTGTGTATTCTAACCCTAAGAGGGACCCAAGATTTCATGTGGTTTCTGTGGTGTTCGTTCTTGATGCAGAGGGAGAACCTTCTGCGGGTGATGATGCCAAAAAGGTGCACATCTTTAGACTGGAAGATGTGCCATTTGATAAGCTCGTCTTTGATCATGCAAAGATACTTGCGGACTTTATAAAATCCTAATATTATTATATAATTACGGAGGAGAAAGCATGTTTCAGGTGCCAGAAGTGTCTTACGAGGAAGCCAAGAGAATGCTCGAAGAGGATAGCAATGTGATACTTCTTGATGTGAGAACTCCTCAAGAGCATGCACAGCTGAGGATCCCAAACTCTAAGCTCATACCTTTGGATGAGCTAAGGTATGCTTACAAAGACCTTCCCAAGGATAAAAAGTACATAGTTTATTGCAGAAGTGGGGAAAGGAGCGCCTTCGCCACATACTTTTTAAGACACATGGGATACGAAGCTTACAACTTGGCAGGAGGCATTCTAATCTGGCCCTACGAAAAAGTTTCGGGAATAGATTAATATCTTTCTTATGCTTTACCTTCTTTTATTTTTCCTTGCACTCTCTTCGTGCGGTATAAAAGCAAACCCTAAACCTCTGCCAGAACCGTCGGTGGAGATAAGAAGGATAGGAGAAAGGCTATATGTCAGGTCTTTGCAGGGTGATGTGCAGGTGGAGGGTTTTGAGAAATTAGACGGATGGTTTGTCAAAGAAAGTAGACACGCCTTGTGTTTTCAGGTAAGAAGGATAGGTGGCAAAAGTGCCAAATTTTGTGCAGGAAAGCCTGTAGAATCCAAACCCACAGTGAAGCTAAAGGAAGACACCCAGAGTGTTTTAGTAATAGCCTCAGGCTTTCCCTCCTACAGGCTTTATGCTCTGTCGGAAGGCAGGCTCAATCTTCCACAAGTGGCTCAGTTCAAGGAGGAGTATCGTATAAATAAAGATTACTTTGAGAGGTGTTATGCCCTGACGGGCAGAGTAGACATTAGAGAGAGCGAGCCTTACACCTTCTGCGTAAGAGCTAAAGAAGCTCCTCCCTTAAAAGATGTGGAAAGGCTTGAGTATCAGGTGGTAGAAGGGAAAATCTACCTCTTTTGGTCTTATACACCCGATGAACTTTTTAAGGAATTTGTAATTTACAGGAACGGGAAGCAGGTGGGAAGCACCTCCTCATACATTTACGAAGATACGCTGCCCGAGAAAGAGACTACTTACACAGTAAAAGTAAGGAATAAACTGAATCTTGAGAGTGGTGGAGTGAGTATAACTTACAGTCCATAGTAAGAGGCTATGGCGGCGGATATAGCTAAAGTAATGTCTTCTGGATTTTTCTGGTCTTCTATCTCAAAGTCATAGGTGGGTAGTTTTTCTTCAAGGAATCTTATGCCAAAGTGCCCGCTTATAAAGTCTTCGTCCCTGACTATCTCCCTGTGAAGTGGTATGTTGGTGGGAACACCTCTTATGATGAACTCATCTATGGCTCTCTTTGCCCTGGCTATAACCCTGTCCCAAGTGAGAGCCCATACGCTGAGCTTGGCTATCATAGAATCGTAATAAGGTGGGATGACAAAATCTTTGTAAACACCCGCATCCATCCTCACCCCCGGACCACCAGGAGAATAATAAGCCGTAATTTTGCCCGGTGCGGGTGCAAAGTTCCTCTTGGGGTCTTCCGCGTTTATCCTAAACTCAATAGCGTATCCCCTAAAGGTTATATCACTTTGAGTAAAGGGCAGAGCCTCCCCCGCTGCTACCCTGATCATCTGCTCCACTATGTCAACACCCGAGACCATCTCCGTTATGGTATGTTCCACCTGAAGCCTTGTGTTCATCTCTATAAAATAAAACTCCCCTTTCTTTATATCCACCAGAAATTCAAGCGTGCCTGCACTTTCGTATCCTACCTGCATCATGGCACGCACACTCAGTCCCAGCATCTTATTTCTCATCTCCTTTGGCAAAACTGGACAAGGTGTAACTTCAAGCACCTTCTGGTGTTTTCTCTGTATGGAACAGTCCCTTTCTCCCAAGTGGACCACATTTCCGTACTTGTCTCCAAGTATCTGTACCTCTATGTGCTTAGGATTTTCCAAGTACTTCTCTATAAATAAGTCTCCCTTCCCAAAGAAGGTCTCAGCCTCCCTGTAGCCAGATTCAAAAAGTTGTGGAAGTTCCTTCTCACTCTTTACTACCCTCATACCCCTGCCACCACCACCATAGGCGGACTTTAGTATTATGGGAAAGCCTATCTCTTTTGCATAGTGGAGTGCATCGGTAGGATCTTTGAGTGGCTCTTCAACCCCTGGGACGGTGGGAATACCCAGCTTCTTCATCATCTTCTTAGCTTTAACCTTATCTCCAAACATCTCTATATGTTCTGGTTTCGGACCTATAAAGGTTATACCTCTTTTTTGACAGAATCTTGCAAATTCGGCATTCTCAGCAAGAAAACCATAACCCGGATGCACCGCATCAGCACCAACCGACTTGGCAAGGTCCACGATCCTCACATAGTCCAGATAAGCCCATACAGGATCCCCAGGTATTAGATAAGACTCGTCAGCCTTTTTAACATACAAAGATCGTGCATCCGCCTCAGAGTATATGGCAACCGTCCTAATACCTAACTCCTTGCATGCCCTTATGATCCTGAGAGCTACCTCACCTCTGTTTGCTATCAAAATCTTCCTAAACATCATTAAATATTTTAGCTTCTGAAAAGAACCAATGGTGGAAGATCAGAATTGTTTGTCTTTTTAAAAATTAAGTATATATTTACTTAAAAACCCGATGGAGGAGAAAGATGGTGATAAAAAGGGCGGATCTGCCACAGGTAGCCAACTCCATTATGAATGCCCTTCATGAGGATGAGATAGAGATCATCAACGAGCTTTATGAGGCTTGTCAGAAAGGCAATATGGAGAGAATAGATGAGCTTATGGAGCTTTTGCTCTATGACATAGAAGAACACTTTTTAACGGAAGAGGAGCTTATGAGAGAAGCGGAGTTTTTTGCATATCCTATGCACAAGGCGGAACATGATGGCATGAGAAAGGAGGTAAAGGCTCTTATGGAGAGCTGGAAGAAAAACAGGGAAGCTCAAGAGATTTCCAACTTTATAAAGGACAGACTTGTCCCCTGGCTAATACTTCATATTGCCAGATGGGACTCTACCACTGCCATACATCTCGGTGATTGAGGTGTTTTATAATAAGTGTATGAATTTGGTAAGACTGCAGCTCATATATCCTGAGGAGAAGGTAAAAGAGCCTATCCTGTGCATGGTGTGTAAGAACTTTGATGTTAGCGTCAACATCAGAACCGCAAAGGTCACTAAAGATACAGGTATGCTCACAGTTGAGTTGGATGGGGAGGCTGAAGAGATAGAAAGAGCAATAAAGTTCATACAAGAGCAGGGAATTATGGTAGAGCCTCTGGAAGGACAGATATTTTCCGAATGAGGATATCACAGGTAGGAGAGTTTGGACTCATCCAGATACTAAAAGGCATCCTATCCTCACCAGTAATAGGCGATGATACCGCACCCGTGCATTTAAATGACAAAACCCTGCTTCTTACAACAGATAGCATGCTGGAAGACAGACACTTTAAAAGGTTCTATCCACCACAAGCCGTTGGCTGGAAAGCTATAAGTGTGAATGTGAGCGATGTGGTTGCCAGCGGTGGAAACCCTCTCTGGGTCCTCATATCCTTAGCCCTTCCTGACCTGGAAGTTTCCTATGTGGAATCCCTTTACGAAGGCATAAAGACTGCGTGCGACTTTTACAACTGTCATGTGGTGGGTGGAAATCTTACTAAGTCCGACAGGATAATGATAGATGTATTTATGATAGGCAAAGCGGAAAGGTTTGTATCAAGGTCTGGTGCAAAACCTGGAGATAAACTTTATGTGAGTGGCACTTTGGGAGACTCAAAGGCAGGGCTTGAGCTTCTGCTTATGGAGAGAAGACAATACGAAGAGTTTGAATTAAAACTCATAGAGAGACACACAAGACCTACCGCAAGGATAGATTACACAAGACACATAAGCAAGTATGCCAACGCCTGCATAGATATAAGCGACGGGCTATCTTCTGATGTGTGGCATATATCTCGCATGAGTAATGTGAAGATAAACATAAATAGCAAGGACATACCCATCTCTCAGGAGCTAAGACTCTTTTGCAATAAGCACGGCAAAGATCCCTTAGATTATGCTCTATCAGGAGGTGAAGACTATCAACTTCTCTTTACGCATCCAGAAGATAGGTATAACCCCTTTCTTGACATGAGGAGTATAGGAAGCGTTGAGGAAGGGTATGGAGTATACCTTGACGGGAGAGAGCTTTCACCTTCTGGCTTTGATCACTTTAAATTGGCTTAAAATTCTCTTATGGCTAAGCAAGATGGAAAGCACATTATAGCTATAAACAAAGAGGCAAGGGCAGAGTATGAACTGCTAGAAACTTACGAGGCGGGAATAGTGTTGGAGGGTTCTGAGGTAAAAGCCTTAAGGAGTAAGCAGACGGTCTCCTTTAAAGACAGCTTTGTGAGGATAGAAAACGGAGAAGCTTGGCTATACAACCTTTATATATCACCGTATAGATATGCCACCATAAAACCCCCCGACCCCACGAGGAAGAGAAAACTCTTACTTCACAAGAGGGAGATCCTAAGGCTCATGGGAAAGGTTCAAGAGAGAGGATACACCATTATACCACTCTCCCTTTACTTTAAAAACAACAGGGTAAAGGTGGAGATAGCCCTTGCCAGAGGCAAAAAGCTGCACGACAGAAGAGAGGAACTGAGGGAGAGGGATATGAGAAGGCAGTTGGAGAGGGAGATAAAAGAAGGCAAGCTAAAACTCTGACCTTAATCAATGCTGTGCATGCCCTTTGCAAAGTAAAATTAAGGGAGTAAAAACCCAAGGAGGCAAAAATGTGGAGAGTTGTATATACAGGTCAAAGACCCCATTACGAAAACATAGCTCTGGATAGGATCATGCTTGATTTAAAGGCTGAGGGAAAAATTCCCAACACCATAAGGTTTTTGCAGTTCAAGCCTGAATGTGTGCTTATAGGCTTTCACCAATCGGTGGAGGAAGAGGTGAGAGTTGATTATACTCAGAGAGAAGGCATACAGGTAGGTAGAAGGATAACAGGCGGGGGTGCTATATACTTTGACGAGACGCAGATAGGCTGGGAGGTGATAGCAGACATAAGAGATGTTGATGCTAAAAATTTTGAGGAGCTTACCGCTATGATATGCAGAGCTGTAGCAAAAGGTCTCAGAAAGCTGGGAATAAAGGCGGACTTTAGACCAAGAAATGATATAGAGGTAGAGGGGCGGAAGATATCAGGTACAGGGGGCGTGTTTGAGGGCAATGCCTTTTTGTATCAGGGTACCATACTTATGGACTTTAATGTGGAAAGGATGTTAAAGTCCCTTCAGATACCTGTTGAAAAACTGACTTCCAAGGGTATAAAGTCTGCGGAGGACAGAGTAGAGTGGGTAAAGAGGGTTTTAGGCTATTTACCACCAAAAGAGGAAGTTTTTGAAGCTCTGCTCAGAGGCATTTCTGAAGAGCTGGGCATAAACTATCAGTGGGGGAACCTCACTGAGGAGGAGCTTGAGCTTCTTGATAGCAAGAGAGATTACTATAAGAGCGACGAATGGATATATCATGTAAAGAGTGCAGTAAAAGACCAGGATACGCTTTTTGGCATACACAGATGCCCCGGTGGTACCTTCAGAGTGTCGGCAAAGATAGATACCAGAACTAAAGTTTTACAGCAGGTCATTATAAACGGCGACTTCTTTGTAAAGCCTCAGAGGATCATTTACGACCTGGAAGCCTATCTAAAGCACACACCCATTGATAATTTGGAAAGCAGAATAAGGGAGTTCTTCAAAGACAGGGATTGGGAAGGGCTAAACCTGAGCGCAGAAGACTTTGTTGACGCTATTCTATTCCCCCTTAGGAAAGCGGAGGGCTTACAGCTGGGTATTGAAAAAAAAAGGCTCAATAACATAATAGCCAGCATAGGGGGCGGGCTGATAGAGAACATTGAGAAAGCTAAGGTTATGCTCCTTCCTTACTGTGCCAAGCCAAGATGGTGCGATTACAGACATCTTGATGACTGCGGTGAGTGCGGGGGATGCACCGTTGGAGATGCTTACAGGCTTGCCTACCAGAAGGGCATGATACCCATAACCATAACCTCCTTTGAGCTTCTTCGGGACACACTCCTATGGTGTGCGCAAAACGGTTATACATATATAGGACACTGCTGTTATGAGTTTTATGAGAAGCGATACGAAATATTTGCAAAAGCATCTAAGGAAGGTGCAAAAGGTGTACTTTTGGACATAGTGGGAACCACATGCTACAGTTTGGGAGTGGAAGAGGAAGAGAGGGCTTATCATGGTGAGTTTACTGTTGAGTTGGACCTTATAAAGGAAGACATGCAGAGCATTATGTCCGCAAAACCGGATGTAGAAGCTCCAGACAAGAAAGAGGTCAAAAGAGACTTTGACTTTTCTCCTCACTTTTTGGACTTTAAACCCCCCTATTACAAAAAGCCAAAGGCTGCACCTACCCCTGAGGAGGACATGACAAGAACATCTATGCAAAAGGAAGTTTTTAAGGGAGAAGCTACCATAGGAGAGGAGGCTGTCTCTTTCAAGGAGGCGGTAAAACTTCTGGTAAAGTGGATAAAAGAGTCCAAAAACCCCACCCTGGTGATAGGTCCTTTGCTCTTCTGGGATTGGAAGGAAAAGGAGCTTTTGGAAAAGGGAGAGGTGCTAAGAAGGCTAATAGAAAAGGTGGGAAGGTTTAATGTAAAAGTCATGCCAGATTACAGACCCAAGCTCAAAAAGTACGACCCCACCGTAGAGATGGACCCACCCAATCCACACCACGCCGTCCTCTATGGGAAACACGACCTTACCCTTCTGGTGGGAGTGCATTGCTATAGGACTGACTTTGTGATAAGACTGCTCAAAAAACACACAGACACCAAGGTGGTAGCCCTTTGTGGACTCTATGGCCACCCTACAGCTGACCTTTCAACCAGCTTCACGGATGCGCAAAAACTTGAGGAAATTCTAAAAATGCTCTAATATGTAGCATAAAAAACTTCCTGCCAGAGGCAGCGTCAGGTTGTCATCCACCTTAAGAGGTAAAAGCTCTATCAGCGCACCAAAGAGCGACAGAATGATAGCTCTTCCCCACCCTAAAATAAAGTAAAGCACCAAAAAACTGCTTAAAAAGAAAGCCAAAAAGCCCTCCAAACTCTTGTCAAAGAGCTTGGTTCTTCCCAAGTGATAACCCACAAGGCTTGCAAAGGCATCACCTACTGCAAGAAGGATCACGCCAATGGTGGCACAGTCTCCACCAAACATCAAAAAGCTGAGCATTATACCCAAGTTCGCCCAGAGAGCCTGTATGGAAGGTTTTTCCAAATTTTTTTCCCTTTCCAGGTAAAGGATACATCTGTAAACTACACCTAAGGAGTCTTGTCCCACCTTTTTTACCACCAGGATGTTTAAAAAAATCACCACAAGAAAGGTAAAAAAAGTGAGGAAAGGTGGGAAGAGTTTTAGGGGTACTATCCACAGGCTTATAGCTATTAGGTGAAATAACTTCCTTCTTACCTCCAGACTCAGCATTTAACTACGCTGTCTGTTGAACCGTAAGGGTTAGGGACATAATCATCCGCATTGGGGTCGTTCTCCCACAGGCTACCATCTATGAGGTACTTGAATCTGTATTCTCTGCCTTTTTTTAACCTCTTTACTATCCAAAAGCTACCATCCTTTTTCCTCTTCATCATCTCGGGCATCCAGCCATTCCATTCTCCCACCAGCTGCACCTGCTTAGCTTTTTCAAATTGAGCGGTGAAAGTAACCACGCAAACTCCCTGTTTCTCAAGGTACGTTTTCTTAATCATAGCCTACCTGGTTACCTCAGCTGCACATTAGCGCACAGCTCAGGTGCCGAGCTATTTGTATTGCGCCACTTCAGGCTGGGGATAAACCCGGCAGGCGCTATTTCCCCAGCCATAGACCCTACCCCAGGTCGCAGAGTCTCACGCTCCCTTAAGGGAGTTCTCCCCACGTCCCCTGAAACCATTAAAGGCTTCAAGGGAGAGAGACACCTGGGAAGCCTCTCAGGGAAGAGTGCAGTTAGCCCCTTGTCC
The DNA window shown above is from Hydrogenobacter thermophilus TK-6 and carries:
- a CDS encoding isoamylase early set domain-containing protein, with amino-acid sequence MIKKTYLEKQGVCVVTFTAQFEKAKQVQLVGEWNGWMPEMMKRKKDGSFWIVKRLKKGREYRFKYLIDGSLWENDPNADDYVPNPYGSTDSVVKC